One part of the Desulfurococcaceae archaeon genome encodes these proteins:
- a CDS encoding DUF917 domain-containing protein, which produces MLRLRTRQDVEDFVRGCTFFGTGGGGSPQVGLRILLEDLEKYGEIVVHDVNSIRDDAYVVTPYLMGSIAPKTPEVVAKMTSLGLVKRIGIADRILAYAVLELEKYLGVEFEGVVAIELGGGNTPSPVDVAVTLGKMIVDGDYAGRAIPEIDQITPYLYDIPPYPAAYVDEYGNKTVVSKAINYLMAERIGKLISVASFGLVGGASFAITGKEMKKIIIPGTLSESYIIGKTLREAVEAGKDPAVEVAKKANGYVLFRGIVTKKDWEDREGYMWGTTYIKGVEEFEGREAKIFFKNENHIMWFDDKVLATSPDIIEVIDAKTGEPITNTDLKEGMKVSVVGLKGREQFRTPKGLEVLGPRHFGFDIDYIPIEKRVLDFPVIRP; this is translated from the coding sequence ATGTTAAGGCTCCGGACTAGACAAGACGTAGAAGACTTTGTACGTGGATGCACCTTCTTCGGCACCGGTGGGGGAGGATCACCGCAAGTAGGGCTTAGAATACTTCTTGAAGACCTAGAGAAATACGGGGAAATCGTAGTACATGACGTCAATAGCATTAGAGACGACGCATACGTGGTAACTCCTTACTTAATGGGCTCGATAGCCCCTAAGACCCCGGAAGTTGTAGCGAAAATGACTTCTTTGGGCCTGGTAAAGAGAATTGGAATTGCTGATAGAATACTAGCATACGCCGTTCTTGAACTAGAGAAGTACCTTGGTGTTGAGTTTGAAGGAGTGGTGGCCATAGAGCTAGGAGGTGGGAATACTCCCAGCCCCGTTGACGTCGCCGTAACGCTCGGCAAGATGATCGTCGACGGCGATTATGCTGGAAGAGCCATCCCTGAAATAGATCAAATAACTCCATACCTCTACGACATACCGCCATATCCCGCTGCATATGTTGACGAGTATGGAAACAAGACAGTGGTGTCTAAGGCAATAAACTACTTGATGGCCGAGAGGATCGGTAAATTGATAAGCGTTGCGTCCTTCGGGCTCGTGGGAGGGGCTTCATTCGCGATCACCGGTAAGGAGATGAAGAAAATCATCATCCCCGGCACATTGTCAGAATCATACATTATAGGTAAAACACTGAGAGAGGCTGTAGAAGCCGGTAAGGACCCGGCAGTAGAAGTGGCTAAAAAGGCAAACGGCTACGTGCTCTTCAGAGGAATAGTGACGAAAAAGGACTGGGAAGACAGAGAAGGGTACATGTGGGGCACAACGTACATTAAGGGAGTAGAGGAGTTTGAGGGTCGCGAGGCGAAGATCTTCTTTAAGAACGAGAACCACATCATGTGGTTCGACGACAAAGTCCTCGCCACTAGCCCAGACATAATAGAGGTCATTGACGCGAAGACAGGAGAGCCCATAACTAACACCGATCTAAAGGAGGGGATGAAGGTGTCCGTCGTAGGCCTCAAAGGCCGTGAACAGTTCAGAACACCTAAAGGCCTAGAGGTCTTGGGGCCGCGTCACTTTGGCTTCGATATAGACTACATACCTATAGAAAAAAGAGTGTTAGACTTCCCCGTAATAAGGCCGTAA